One Pomacea canaliculata isolate SZHN2017 linkage group LG9, ASM307304v1, whole genome shotgun sequence DNA segment encodes these proteins:
- the LOC112573004 gene encoding uncharacterized protein LOC112573004, with translation MLTVAVITTDIPNQPPTIQNTSFALLEDQDGGYSFSISYVDEEDDKLKFRAAAQPQHGAVTVSEDGRLQYIPDPNFSGIDIIYIVGEEVLGPSEIALGLKPNVVNFTIIVHVTEMNDPPAIFYLPARNDSHVAQILQVGPTAGNGLNVSVFIEGNTTTVVHLASILFGDVDVNDTIQFYNRTVSVLGAEFEIEDIAYNDPRFAKVNFTGKSGTGGKEVRVNIDKNYSGHVAYDVRVMDASKAYSMQVSMNVYVVLNPCDHGICAPGASSETCLHPQRSVTFDPYICHCDVGYEGLWCEKEIDECKTATCSPISDCVDLIGMGDSLERLKMGKIGSGAIFTIIEFTCIVPLPQFHT, from the exons ATGCTGACGGTAGCTGTGATCACCACCGACATTCCAAACCAGCCGCCGACTATTCAGAATACTTCCTTTGCGCTCCTTGAAGACCAAGATGGCGGCTACAGCTTCAGCATCAGTTACGTAGACGAGGAGGACGACAAGTTAAAGTTTCGCGCAGCAGCACAGCCGCAGCATGGCGCTGTAACTGTGTCTGAAGACGGACGTTTGCAGTACATCCCAGATCCTAACTTCAGTGGCATTGACATCATCTACATCGTTG GCGAAGAAGTCCTTGGACCAAGCGAGATTGCTCTGGGTTTGAAGCCAAATGTGGTGAACTTTACCATAATCGTTCATGTGACAGAAATGAATGATCCACCTGCAATATTCTATCTTCCAG CTAGGAACGACAGTCACGTGGCCCAGATTTTGCAGGTGGGTCCAACAGCAGGGAACGGCTTGAACGTGTCAGTGTTCATTGAAGGAAATACCACCACTGTCGTCCACCTGGCCAGTATTCTCTTTGGTGACGTGGACGTCAATGACACCATCCAGTTTTACAACAGAACTGTCTCAGTGCTAG GGGCTGAATTTGAAATTGAAGACATCGCTTATAACGATCCTCGCTTTGCAAAGGTCAACTTCACAGGAAAGTCCGGTACTGGCGGAAAGGAAGTGAGGGTCAATATTGACAAGAACTACTCAGGTCATGTTGCTTATGATGTTAGGGTTATGGATGCCTCTAAAGCTTACAGTATGCAGGTTTCAATGAACGTGTACGTGGTTCTTAATCCGTGTGACCACGGCATCTGTGCACCTGGAGCAAGCTCAGAGACGTGTCTTCATCCTCAGAGAAgtgtcacctttgacccctACATCTGTCACTGCGATGTTGGCTACGAAGGACTGTGGTGCGAGAAAGAGATAGATGAATGCAAAACCGCCACATGCAGTCCTATTAGTGATTGTGTTGACCTCATTG GCATGGGAGACAGCTTAGAGCGTCTGAAGATGGGTAAGATAGGGAGCGGGGCCATCTTTACTATCATAGAATTCACGTGCATAGTGCCACTACCTCAGTTTCACACTTAG